The Betaproteobacteria bacterium region CGGCCTGTAATGCAGCCGACTGAGTAACCTGAGTGGTCACCACTTGGCTCAACAGACTGGACGAGTGCGCCCGCTCCTCGCGATCCCGAAAAGCGTCTTCGGAGACTTCGCGGCGACTGCGGGCCAACTCCTCACGCAGTTCATGCTCCAGGCGCATCAAACCCTTTTCCTGAGCCTGCAGTTGCGCCTGGGCTTGCCGTTCGTCGTCAGGGCGCCTGTTGCCACGCAGCAGCAAGACCACCTGTAACAGGATGACCACCACCACGCCAACCACCAGGGCCAGCCCCATCGTAGCGCTCAACTCGACCTCACCTTAGCGAGAATTCGGCGCGGTTTCCCTTGCCTTTGTCAGCCGCACCAAGCTTGGCCGGCAGCAGGAAGACTCGTGCCGGCGCGACCTTGCCCTGCTCGGTCAACCAATTCTGAACCACCTCTGCCCGACGTGTGGCCAAATCCTTGATGTCATCGTCCGTTGCAGGCAGATTCGTCATCATCAGCTTTTCCATTTCTTCAACCGGCAGGTCCTTTTGCATACCGACCAAATTGCGCGGCTTCGGAAACTTCGCTTCCTTGTAGGCGCGTTTCATGTAGGTCTTTGTTTCTTCAGGTGAAATATCGATCTCATCCAGCGACTTTCCTTCGCCTGCCTTCTTCATATCCTTCAGCTTTTCCGCTTTCATCGCCCGTTCAATCGCCAGGCGCTTGATACCTTCCTTGTCGGTCTCCGGATCGGCACGGCCAGTAATTTCCAGCTTCAGCGTATTGCGCTCGTTCAATGCTTTAGCCAGCGCCTCGAGCTTTTTGGTCGTTTCATCATTGAGCGTGGCACGACCAGCAGCAAATTCCACGTTCGACAATTCCTCTCCACCACCGACCATCGATCCCAGAAGCGCAAATGGAGAAGTCACGGCCTTGACGAAGAGATTGACGATCACCTTGATGATCAACCCACCGATCGAGAATTGCGGGTCATCGAGCGAACCGGAAATGGGCAAGGCCAGGTCAATCTCGCCACGGTTGTTCTTGAGCAAGGAAATCGCCAGATTCACCGGCAATTTTGTGGCATCCGCACTTTCAACCTTGTCACCGAAGGTAAACTGATCAATGAACAGCTTGTTTTCCGCTTGCAATTGGTTGTTTTCCAGCTTGTAGGCCACACTCAAAGACAGCTTTCCCTTGTCAATGGCATAACCAGCATATTTACCGGAGTACGGTGAAAAACCAACCATATCGACGCCCGTGATATCGGCCTTCAAATCCAGATAAGACTTGGCTGCCAGCGGATTCAGCTTGGCCACAATTTGCACGGGTGACGAAGTAGCGTACTTGCCACGCAATTCCATGTCAGCCACCGAATCGGCAGCAGAAGAAAGTCCGCTGATTCGCCCGCCAAGTTTGGTCAGATTGACCGAATAATTGGGTTTGACAAAAAGATCCGAAAAATTGACCGTCCCGTTCTGCAAGGTAATCTTGCCAATCTTGATTGGCAAGGGTGGCTTGGCCGGTGCGGTATCCTTGCCAGCCATCTTCGTATCTACCTTGGCCTCTTCCTTCTTTGTCGACGCCGCCTCTCCCTCCGGCTTCTTGATGATATCCGCCACGTTCAGCTTCCCATCCTTGTTCAGGATCAGACGGGAGAAATAATCGGTCAGCGCAATTTCACCAACATTGATCGCCATAGGCTCCAGGCGGAAATCAATGCCACCAAAATACAGTGACTTCCATTTGAGGAAATCGGCACTGTTCAGCTTGTCGACCGCGACGAAGTCACCTAGCGTGAATGAACCCTTGTAGCCAGCCTTGAAGCCAACGTTATCGAACTTGGCTGTGGCCTCGCCCTTGTTCGATGCCTGGCCGCGGGTCAACGCAATATTCAGGAACTGACCGAAATATGGTTCTATCGGCAGCAACGAAATCGCCGCGGTTTCAAGCTTGACAGCCACATCAAGCGGATAAATCTGCAAGCTGCCATCGACACTCAGGCTACCTTTTTTATTGATCCGGCTCTTCAGGGCAATCTTGCCCTTCTTGTTCGGCTCGTTGGTCAGCCCCTCGGCTTGCAGACTCAAGCCTTCAATTTCCTGCACGGCTGCAGGCCGGAGAAACTGATCCTCGAAACGGAAGCCGAGGTCATCCACTGCGAGCTTGCCTACCTTGCCTATCCAGGGCTTTTCATCCTTGGCTTTGGCATCGGTTGCCCGAATCGTCTTGAGTATGGGCGAACTTACCCATTCGATCTTCCCGGCCTTGTTTCGCAGCATGCGGGCACGGGTACCGGAATTGGTCACCTCCGCGATGTCAAGACGATGTGCCGGCAGGTCGACACTGATTCCCTTGAAGGCCATTTTCTCGACGCGGAAGCGATCACCAAGATCGATCTGATAGCTCACTTCACCAATTTCGATCGGGTCCGTGAGCTTGCCATCCACCTTGCCAACATTTAGCTGCAGATTGCGCACTTCACCCACTGTTGGCGTCGCGTTGGATTCATCCTGCCAATGTATCAAGCCATTGGTCAGCGAAAATTCACCCAGCGACCACTCGAACGGCTTGCCTGCCTCGGGTTTTGGCGCTGGC contains the following coding sequences:
- a CDS encoding DUF748 domain-containing protein, yielding MSRLADGLKSPRVLRIGKWLFGILLVFGLLGYFAAPPLLKSVLQKQLSAQLHRDVSIEKIAINPFGLSAKVNGFSIKADGGKEVAGFDEFFVDLSSASIFKFAAVVDEVRLQGLRIAVARLADGRYDISDLLDEWMKPKDEPEKETPRFSVNNIQLINAKVVFDDQPKGKVHTISDINLALPFVSSLPYQTEILVNPSFSANINGSPLALTGDSKPFSETRESKLDLDLDRFDLAGLQPYLPDSLPFKLKAGTLDSELKVMFKELPDKVYSVAVIGSAHVSGISLAESQGQPLASWKRLDVDLDNADPINRKVVVKRIGLDGLEVYLAVNRQGEFNVMRVADQLSKPSPGVPAPKPEAGKPFEWSLGEFSLTNGLIHWQDESNATPTVGEVRNLQLNVGKVDGKLTDPIEIGEVSYQIDLGDRFRVEKMAFKGISVDLPAHRLDIAEVTNSGTRARMLRNKAGKIEWVSSPILKTIRATDAKAKDEKPWIGKVGKLAVDDLGFRFEDQFLRPAAVQEIEGLSLQAEGLTNEPNKKGKIALKSRINKKGSLSVDGSLQIYPLDVAVKLETAAISLLPIEPYFGQFLNIALTRGQASNKGEATAKFDNVGFKAGYKGSFTLGDFVAVDKLNSADFLKWKSLYFGGIDFRLEPMAINVGEIALTDYFSRLILNKDGKLNVADIIKKPEGEAASTKKEEAKVDTKMAGKDTAPAKPPLPIKIGKITLQNGTVNFSDLFVKPNYSVNLTKLGGRISGLSSAADSVADMELRGKYATSSPVQIVAKLNPLAAKSYLDLKADITGVDMVGFSPYSGKYAGYAIDKGKLSLSVAYKLENNQLQAENKLFIDQFTFGDKVESADATKLPVNLAISLLKNNRGEIDLALPISGSLDDPQFSIGGLIIKVIVNLFVKAVTSPFALLGSMVGGGEELSNVEFAAGRATLNDETTKKLEALAKALNERNTLKLEITGRADPETDKEGIKRLAIERAMKAEKLKDMKKAGEGKSLDEIDISPEETKTYMKRAYKEAKFPKPRNLVGMQKDLPVEEMEKLMMTNLPATDDDIKDLATRRAEVVQNWLTEQGKVAPARVFLLPAKLGAADKGKGNRAEFSLR